In the genome of Geotrypetes seraphini chromosome 16, aGeoSer1.1, whole genome shotgun sequence, one region contains:
- the LOC117349659 gene encoding olfactory receptor 5V1-like codes for MESKNQTALTNFFLLGFGNQLEVHIIFFVIFLLIYLLTFFGNFSIITAVRSDPRLHTPMYFFLCNLSFLDICYTSVTMPKMLANMISNTTSISFSGCIAQIFFFIGLAGTEIFLLSVMAFDRYVAICNPLLYHNIMNRRTCIQLASGPWVAGFLNSLVHTLLLAPLSYCKSHKVNQYFCDIPPLLALACGDLHVNEIVLLTMGGVLGMGSFLLTIVSYVHIISTILKIRSAEGKRKAFSTCTSHLIVVSLFYGTSIFTYVRPTSSYSLDKDRLVSMLYGVVTPMLNPVIYSLRNKDVKGALLRVLGRKAS; via the coding sequence ATGGAGAGTAAAAACCAAACCGCTCTGACCAATTTTTTTCTCCTGGGATTTGGTAACCAGCTAGAGGTGCATATTATAttctttgtgatttttttgttgATATACTTGCTGACATTCTTTGGAAATTTTTCCATCATAACAGCAGTAAGAAGTGATCCACGGTTACACACCCCTATGTATTTCTTCCTCTGCAACCTATCCTTCTTAGATATCTGCTACACCTCAGTAACTATGCCAAAAATGCTAGCCAACATGATATCCAACACAACATCCATTTCCTTTTCTGGCTGCATTGCGCAgatattttttttcattggctTGGCAGGTACTGAGATTTTCCTCCTCTCTGTCATGGCTTTTGATCGCTATGTCGCCATCTGCAATCCATTACTTTATCACAATATCATGAACAGGAGGACGTGCATCCAGTTGGCTTCTGGTCCCTGGGTAGCAGGATTTCTCAATTCTCTGGTCCATACACTTCTTCTGGCTCCATTATCCTACTGCAAGTCCCATAAAGTGAATCAATATTTCTGTGATATACCTCCACTACTAGCCTTGGCCTGTGGTGATTTACATGTCAATGAGATTGTGCTCTTAACCATGGGGGGAGTGCTAGGAATGGGTTCTTTTCTCCTGACTATTGTCTCTTATGTTCACATCATTTCTACTATCCTGAAGATCCGATCAGCTGAAGGCAAGCGTAAAGCTTTTTCTACATGTACCTCCCACCTCATTGTAGTCTCTTTATTTTATGGAACTTCAATCTTTACTTATGTCCGGCCCACATCAAGCTATTCTTTGGATAAGGACCGCCTTGTTTCTATGCTGTACGGAGTTGTGACCCCAATGTTAAACCCAGTTATATATAGTTTGAGAAACAAGGATGTAAAAGGGGCACTACTTAGAGTTTTAGGtagaaaagcaagttaa
- the LOC117349658 gene encoding olfactory receptor 5F1-like has product MLLLYLALQEKFFDITNQTTLNEFVFLELVTTPLLNTLLFLVFAVIYLMTLAFNLTIIVIVKLDLHLHTPMYFFLSYLAVVEILYTTTTVPKMLANFLQENKTISFNGCFTQMFFFVNFGSIECVLLAVMAYDRYVAICSPLHYSVIMNRQVCLRLAAVSVFIAFINGLVQAVFTSRLPFCKNTTINHFICDIPPLLKLSCSDTRLNEFFVYLLGGFVIVGSFVLTLISYAYIVTTILKIRTSKGRRKAFSTCTSHLTVVSIFFGTLTYTYVRPASNYSLDDDKVVFIIYSTVTPLLNPFIYSFRNRDIQGAFRRVFKNIIQV; this is encoded by the coding sequence ATGCTTTTGTTGTATTTAGCTCTTCAGGAGAAATTCTTTGACATTACAAACCAAACCACATTAAATGAATTTGTGTTCCTGGAACTTGTAACAACTCCACTGCTGAATACATTACTTTTTCTGGTCTTTGCTGTTATTTATCTGATGACATTGGCCTTCAATCTCACCATCATTGTGATCGTCAAGTTAGATTTGCATCTTCACACCCCTATGTACTTTTTTCTTTCCTACTTGGCTGTAGTGGAAATCTTGTACACCACAACCACTGTCCCCAAAATGTTGGCCAATTTCCTGCAAGAAAACAAAACCATTTCCTTCAATGGTTGCTTCACACAGATGTTTTTCTTTGTCAATTTTGGAAGCATTGAATGTGTCCTTCTTGCAGTGATGGCCTATGATCGATACGTGGCGATATGCAGCCCCCTGCACTATTCCGTCATCATGAATCGTCAAGTGTGTCTTCGACTGGCAGCTGTTTCAGTTTTCATTGCCTTTATTAACGGTCTGGTACAGGCTGTATTTACATCTCGTCTACCCTTCTGCAAGAACACAACAATTAATCATTTCATCTGTGATATTCCTCCGCTATTGAAGCTCTCCTGCTCAGACACCCGCCTCAAtgaattttttgtttatttacttGGCGGCTTTGTGATTGTCGGTTCCTTTGTGCTGACTCTGATATCATATGCTTACATTGTTACCACCATTCTGAAGATCCGTACCTCCAAAGGCAGACgcaaagccttctccacctgtacCTCCCACTTAACTGTGGTTAGTATATTTTTTGGGACACTCACCTACACATATGTACGTCCTGCATCAAACTATAGTTTAGATGACGACAAAGTGGTCTTCATCATTTATAGCACCGTGACTCCTCTTTTAAATCCCTTCATTTACAGCTTCCGAAACAGGGATATACAGGGTGCTTTTAGGAGAGTCTTCAAAAACATTATACAGGTCTAA